Proteins encoded in a region of the Salvelinus sp. IW2-2015 linkage group LG27, ASM291031v2, whole genome shotgun sequence genome:
- the LOC111953430 gene encoding kelch repeat and BTB domain-containing protein 2 gives MSDLSERRPVNMDYAVSLLEQLNFFYEQKLLTDVVLLVEDNEFPCHKMVLATCSSYFRAMFMSGLSESKQTNVHLKNVDPATLQIIITYAYTGNLAINDSTVEPLYETACFLQVEDVLLQCRDYLVKKIHADNCVRMLSIGDLFSCVELKQSAKRMVEHKFPVVYRQEAFLQLSHELLVDVLCSDNLNVEKEETVREAAMLWLEYNMEARSQYLSSVLSQIRIDALSEVTQRAWFQGLPPNDKSVVVQGLYKSMPKFFKPRLGMTKEEMLIFIEATSEWPSDMGQVMTGPNHTVVCYSPQAEKVYKLSNPPGYLQKVGTLVTPDNDVFIAGGQIPLKNSIANHGKSGGKQQAVFRSVDSFFWFDAQQNAWVPKTPMLCARIKPSLVYCEGYIYAIGGDNVGGELNKRTVERYDCEKDEWAMMSPLPCAWNWTTSVAAHDCIYVMTHDLMYCYFPRADTWVEMAMRKTSRCFASAATFGDLIFYIGGLHVVSNSGVRMPTSTIDGSSVTVEIYDVGKNEWRLAANIPAKRYSDPCVRAVVLLGSLCIFMRETHMNERAKYAIYQYDLELDRWYLKQPVSERVLWDLGKDFRCAVGKLYPSCLEESPWKPPTYLFSPDGAEEFEVDGEMVSLPHI, from the exons ATGTCGGATCTCAGTGAGCGCAGGCCAGTTAACATGGACTACGCGGTCTCCCTGCTGGAGCAGCTCAACTTCTTCTATGAGCAGAAGTTACTGACTGACGTGGTGCTGCTGGTGGAGGACAACGAGTTCCCATGTCACAAGATGGTCCTGGCCACATGTAGCTCCTATTTCAG ggcaaTGTTTATGAGTGGGTTGTCTGAGAGTAAACAGACTAATGTTCACCTGAAGAACGTGGACCCTGCCACTCTCCAGATCATCATCACCTACGCCTATACAGGCAACCTGGCTATCAATGACAGCACTGTGGAGCCACTCTATGAGACCGCCTGCTTCCTACAG GTAGAGGATGTGCTACTGCAGTGCAGGGACTACCTGGTGAAGAAGATCCATGCAGATAACTGTGTCCGGATGCTGAGCATCGGGGATCTGTTCTCTTGTGTGGAGCTGAAGCAGAGCGCCAAGCGCATGGTGGAACACAAGTTCCCCGTGGTCTACCGTCAGGAGGCCTTCCTACAGCTGTCCCACGAGCTGCTGGTCGACGTGCTGTGCTCAGACAACCTCAACGTGGAGAAG GAGGAGACGGTGAGGGAGGCTGCCATGCTGTGGCTGGAGTATAACATGGAGGCTAGGTCCCAGTACCTGTCCTCAGTTCTCAGCCAGATCCGCATCGACGCTCTCTCCGAGGTGACTCAGCGCGCCTGGTTCCAGGGCCTACCGCCTAACGACAAGTCTGTCGTAGTGCAGGGCCTCTACAAGTCCATGCCCAAGTTCTTCAAACCCCGCCTTGGTATGACCAAGGAGGAGATGCTCATCTTCATAGAGGCCACGTCAGAGTGGCCGTCTGACATGGGTCAGGTGATGACAGGCCCCAACCACACGGTGGTGTGTTACAGCCCGCAAGCCGAGAAGGTCTACAAGCTCAGCAACCCGCCGGGCTACCTCCAGAAGGTTGGGACGCTCGTCACACCCGACAACGACGTGTTCATCGCCGGCGGGCAAATCCCGCTGAAGAACTCGATCGCCAACCACGGGAAGAGCGGTGGCAAGCAACAGGCAGTGTTCCGATCGGTGGATAGCTTCTTCTGGTTTGACGCCCAGCAGAATGCCTGGGTGCCTAAGACGCCCATGCTGTGTGCCCGCATCAAGCCCTCTCTGGTCTACTGCGAGGGTTACATTTACGCCATCGGGGGGGACAACGTAGGCGGGGAGCTGAATAAACGTACCGTAGAACGCTATGACTGTGAGAAAGACGAGTGGGCTATGATGAGCCCCCTCCCTTGCGCCTGGAACTGGACCACGTCCGTAGCAGCCCACGACTGTATCTACGTGATGACCCATGACCTCATGTACTGCTACTTCCCTCGCGCTGACACCTGGGTAGAGATGGCCATGAGGAAGACAAGTCGCTGCTTCGCCTCCGCTGCCACCTTCGGTGACCTCATCTTCTATATCGGGGGGCTCCACGTTGTCTCCAACTCGGGCGTCCGCATGCCCACCAGCACCATCGACGGCTCCTCCGTCACCGTGGAGATCTACGACGTCGGCAAGAACGAGTGGCGCCTGGCCGCCAACATCCCTGCCAAGCGCTACTCGGACCCGTGTGTGCGGGCCGTGGTGCTCCTTGGCTCTCTGTGCATCTTCATGCGGGAGACTCACATGAACGAGCGCGCCAAGTACGCCATCTACCAGTACGACCTGGAGCTGGACCGCTGGTACCTCAAGCAGCCCGTGTCTGAGCGCGTGCTCTGGGACCTGGGGAAGGACTTCCGCTGCGCTGTGGGGAAGCTATACCCATCCTGTCTGGAAGAATCCCCGTGGAAACCACCCACCTACCTGTTTTCCCCCGACGGGGCCGAGGAGTTTGAGGTGGACGGAGAGATggtctccctccctcacataTAG